Proteins encoded together in one Microplitis mediator isolate UGA2020A chromosome 7, iyMicMedi2.1, whole genome shotgun sequence window:
- the LOC130671621 gene encoding aminopeptidase N-like isoform X1 — MEYFIGLSKLLSTIIVWVICVKYCYSHENNTIRFHRLPKNVIPISYDLQLLLPYFSNNYTYHGRVIIDISVIEQTNSIILNYDGLDIESEKTEFLTYEIDNLTILSQSFDSDKQFFTILFNQKLKIGIYKLYLYFNGHIRDDLFGFYRSKYKAGNETRWMAVTQFSQTFARRAFPCFDEPYMKATFKLHFGHYRNQTITSNTIPDKITPTNSSNYIITSMKKTPKMSTYLVGWSIHDFNYQQLVNSTNFSLWTRKTMTGKGSLALKEGRLIYSTLESYLSIENPINKIDHIAISDFHFSAMENWGMITFRESAILFDKKTTPTNVIHAGLNTMGHEYAHTWFGNLVTPEFWNVVWLKEGFATYFSYIARSIINPDYKMMDLFVIYNLRSALLSDSVAHNRTMNGKDNGEADTIMGYADFNAYQKGSSIVRMINHLMGSTAFTEAIKSFLKANLYGYVTPEVLYEHLQNYTMTQGKLIENFNIREVIETYANQPGYPLISIKRNYSSGLVEISQERFDLNSNWTSTKPPQWWVPLSFASKSQTNSAISSTFGSIWLAPKDKDIIKIDSNPQDWIICDIDKVGYYRVNYDSRNWHMLIEHLRTDEFHTIKPISRATLIDDAFNLAEGGYIPYDIFFNLINYLSKETEYEPWFTSLKSFNFLNQIFKDLPVLRTSIQSYVRRLLKTIYESFSFDEVEDQLRIKLLRSLILSTACEMNYPDCLQNSILNFNKWINNSSWIVEPDLKSFVYCNGIRFGSAKDWEKVFSRFIEADLHTEKELLMKGLGCTNNVTLINKFLNYATSIDGLELPKQYQTTIIKAILSGNRKNVNYTLEFMSKNLEKIIKVRGKEFLVDILISIKYEITSAENLKKFSSLVENNIDSLGNHIEKARNAVKYAEKSIAWIEKYSPVIERIVN; from the exons ATGGAATATTTTATCGGATTATCTAAATTATTGTCAACAATTATTGTGTGGGTGATTTGTGTAAAATATTGCTACAGTCATGAAAATAATACTATACGATTTCATAGACttccaaaaaatgtaattCCGATATCATATGACTTACAATTACTTCTGccttatttttctaataattataCGTATCATGGACGTGTCATTATCGATATATCTGTAATCGAACAAACTAATTCAATAATATTGAATTACGATGGATTGGACATTGAAAGTGAGAAAACTGAATTTTTGACTtatgaaattgataatttaactattttatcTCAATCATTCGACAgtgataaacaattttttacaattttgttcaatcaaaaattaaagattGGAATTTATAAGCTATACTTATATTTCAATGGTCACATTCGTGAcgatctttttggtttttacaGAAGTAAATACAAAGCTGGGAATGAAACAAG GTGGATGGCAGTTACACAATTTTCACAGACTTTTGCTCGTCGAGCTTTTCCATGCTTTGATGAGCCATATATGAAAGCTACATTCAAGCTTCATTTCGGACATTATCGTAATCAAACGATTACATCAAATACAATACCAGATAAAATCACTCCAAC aaattcatcgaattatattataacatcaatgaaaaaaactcCGAAAATGTCGACATACTTAGTTGGATGGTCTATTCACGATTTTAATTATCAGCAATTAGTGAACTCAACTAACTTTAGTTTGTGGACGAGGAAAACGATGACAGGAAAAGGTTCACTTGCATTAAAAGAAGGcagattaatttattcaactttAGAGTCATATTTAAGCATAGAAAATcccattaataaaattgaccACATAGCAATTAGTGATTTCCACTTCAGTGCAATGGAAAATTGGGGCATGATAACATTCCGAGAATCGGCAATtctatttgacaaaaaaactACACCAACTAATGTTATACATGCAGGATTAAATACAATGGGCCATGAATATGCTCACACTTGGTTTGGAAATCTTGTTACTCCAGAATTTTGGAACGTAGTATGGCTGAAAGAAGGTTTTGCaacttatttttcttatattgcACGTTCAATTATCAATCCTGATTATAAAATGATGGatttgtttgttatttataatttacggTCTGCTCTTCTGAGTGATTCCGTAGCACACAATCGAACTATGAATGGTAAAGACAATGGAGAAGCTGATACCATTATGGGTTATGCTGACTTTAATGCGTATCAAAAAG gttCATCGATTGTTAGAATGATCAATCACTTAATGGGATCTACAGCATTTACAGAAGCAATAAAGTCATTCTTAAAAGCCAA tTTGTACGGTTATGTAACGCCTGAAGTGCTTTATGAACATCTTCAAAATTACACAATGACACAAGGGAAATTAATAGAAAACTTTAATATACGTGAAGTTATTGAAACTTACGCGAATCAACCTGGCTATCCACTCATTAGTATTAAAAGAAACTATTCATCTGGTTTAGTGGAGATTTCCCAAGAGCGTTTCGACCTAAATTCAAACTGGACCAGTACAAAGCCACCACAATGGTGGGTGCCTTTGAGCTTTGCATCAAAATCACAAACAAATTCAGCAATCTCATCAACATTTGGTTCCATCTGGTTGGCTCCTAAAGATAAGGACATAATAAAGATTGATAGTAATCCTCAAGACTGGATTATTTGTGATATCGACAAGGTTGGGTATTATCGCGTAAACTATGACTCACGTAACTGGCACATGTTGATAGAACATCTGCGTACCGATGAATTTCATACGATTAAACCAATATCCCGAGCTACACTTATTGACGACGCTTTTAATCTCGCGGAAGGGGGTTATATTCCCtacgatatattttttaatcttatcaATTATCTCAGCAAAGAAACTGAATACGAGCCTTGGTTTACTTCATTAAAGTCCTTTAATTTTCTCAACCAGATTTTCAAAGACTTGCCGGTTCTTCGTACTTCAATTCAA agcTACGTCAGACggcttttaaaaacaatctaTGAGTCTTTTTCATTTGATGAAGTTGAGGATCAATTGAGGATTAAACTTCTACGTTCATTAATCTTGTCCACTGCGTGTGAAATGAATTACCCAGACTGtttacaaaattcaattttaaattttaataaatggataaataattcttcatggat TGTTGAGCCAGATTTAAAGAGCTTTGTTTACTGTAATGGAATTCGATTTGGAAGTGCTAAAGACTGGGAAAAAGTTTTTAGTAGATTTATTGAAGCCGATTTGCATACTGAAAAGGAACTATTGATGAAAGGTCTTGGTTGTACTAATAAtgttacattaattaacaa atttttaaattacgcaaCATCTATTGATGGATTAGAGTTGCCAAAGCAGTACCAAACTACGATAATTAAAGCAATATTAAGTGGTAAtcgtaaaaatgtaaattatacATTGGAATTTAtgtctaaaaatttagaaaaaataattaaggtcAGAGGCAAAGAATTTTTAGTGGATATATTGATTTcgattaaatatgaaataacttctgctgaaaatttaaaaaaa TTTTCATCACTTGTTGAGAACAATATTGATAGCTTGGGAAATCATATAGAAAAAGCTAGAAACGCTGTAAAATATGCTGAAAAATCGATTGCATGGATTGAAAAGTACTCACCTGTAATTGAACGCATAGTGAATTGA
- the LOC130671621 gene encoding aminopeptidase N-like isoform X2 — protein MEYFIGLSKLLSTIIVWVICVKYCYSHENNTIRFHRLPKNVIPISYDLQLLLPYFSNNYTYHGRVIIDISVIEQTNSIILNYDGLDIESEKTEFLTYEIDNLTILSQSFDSDKQFFTILFNQKLKIGIYKLYLYFNGHIRDDLFGFYRSKYKAGNETRWMAVTQFSQTFARRAFPCFDEPYMKATFKLHFGHYRNQTITSNTIPDKITPTNSSNYIITSMKKTPKMSTYLVGWSIHDFNYQQLVNSTNFSLWTRKTMTGKGSLALKEGRLIYSTLESYLSIENPINKIDHIAISDFHFSAMENWGMITFRESAILFDKKTTPTNVIHAGLNTMGHEYAHTWFGNLVTPEFWNVVWLKEAHNRTMNGKDNGEADTIMGYADFNAYQKGSSIVRMINHLMGSTAFTEAIKSFLKANLYGYVTPEVLYEHLQNYTMTQGKLIENFNIREVIETYANQPGYPLISIKRNYSSGLVEISQERFDLNSNWTSTKPPQWWVPLSFASKSQTNSAISSTFGSIWLAPKDKDIIKIDSNPQDWIICDIDKVGYYRVNYDSRNWHMLIEHLRTDEFHTIKPISRATLIDDAFNLAEGGYIPYDIFFNLINYLSKETEYEPWFTSLKSFNFLNQIFKDLPVLRTSIQSYVRRLLKTIYESFSFDEVEDQLRIKLLRSLILSTACEMNYPDCLQNSILNFNKWINNSSWIVEPDLKSFVYCNGIRFGSAKDWEKVFSRFIEADLHTEKELLMKGLGCTNNVTLINKFLNYATSIDGLELPKQYQTTIIKAILSGNRKNVNYTLEFMSKNLEKIIKVRGKEFLVDILISIKYEITSAENLKKFSSLVENNIDSLGNHIEKARNAVKYAEKSIAWIEKYSPVIERIVN, from the exons ATGGAATATTTTATCGGATTATCTAAATTATTGTCAACAATTATTGTGTGGGTGATTTGTGTAAAATATTGCTACAGTCATGAAAATAATACTATACGATTTCATAGACttccaaaaaatgtaattCCGATATCATATGACTTACAATTACTTCTGccttatttttctaataattataCGTATCATGGACGTGTCATTATCGATATATCTGTAATCGAACAAACTAATTCAATAATATTGAATTACGATGGATTGGACATTGAAAGTGAGAAAACTGAATTTTTGACTtatgaaattgataatttaactattttatcTCAATCATTCGACAgtgataaacaattttttacaattttgttcaatcaaaaattaaagattGGAATTTATAAGCTATACTTATATTTCAATGGTCACATTCGTGAcgatctttttggtttttacaGAAGTAAATACAAAGCTGGGAATGAAACAAG GTGGATGGCAGTTACACAATTTTCACAGACTTTTGCTCGTCGAGCTTTTCCATGCTTTGATGAGCCATATATGAAAGCTACATTCAAGCTTCATTTCGGACATTATCGTAATCAAACGATTACATCAAATACAATACCAGATAAAATCACTCCAAC aaattcatcgaattatattataacatcaatgaaaaaaactcCGAAAATGTCGACATACTTAGTTGGATGGTCTATTCACGATTTTAATTATCAGCAATTAGTGAACTCAACTAACTTTAGTTTGTGGACGAGGAAAACGATGACAGGAAAAGGTTCACTTGCATTAAAAGAAGGcagattaatttattcaactttAGAGTCATATTTAAGCATAGAAAATcccattaataaaattgaccACATAGCAATTAGTGATTTCCACTTCAGTGCAATGGAAAATTGGGGCATGATAACATTCCGAGAATCGGCAATtctatttgacaaaaaaactACACCAACTAATGTTATACATGCAGGATTAAATACAATGGGCCATGAATATGCTCACACTTGGTTTGGAAATCTTGTTACTCCAGAATTTTGGAACGTAGTATGGCTGAAAGAAG CACACAATCGAACTATGAATGGTAAAGACAATGGAGAAGCTGATACCATTATGGGTTATGCTGACTTTAATGCGTATCAAAAAG gttCATCGATTGTTAGAATGATCAATCACTTAATGGGATCTACAGCATTTACAGAAGCAATAAAGTCATTCTTAAAAGCCAA tTTGTACGGTTATGTAACGCCTGAAGTGCTTTATGAACATCTTCAAAATTACACAATGACACAAGGGAAATTAATAGAAAACTTTAATATACGTGAAGTTATTGAAACTTACGCGAATCAACCTGGCTATCCACTCATTAGTATTAAAAGAAACTATTCATCTGGTTTAGTGGAGATTTCCCAAGAGCGTTTCGACCTAAATTCAAACTGGACCAGTACAAAGCCACCACAATGGTGGGTGCCTTTGAGCTTTGCATCAAAATCACAAACAAATTCAGCAATCTCATCAACATTTGGTTCCATCTGGTTGGCTCCTAAAGATAAGGACATAATAAAGATTGATAGTAATCCTCAAGACTGGATTATTTGTGATATCGACAAGGTTGGGTATTATCGCGTAAACTATGACTCACGTAACTGGCACATGTTGATAGAACATCTGCGTACCGATGAATTTCATACGATTAAACCAATATCCCGAGCTACACTTATTGACGACGCTTTTAATCTCGCGGAAGGGGGTTATATTCCCtacgatatattttttaatcttatcaATTATCTCAGCAAAGAAACTGAATACGAGCCTTGGTTTACTTCATTAAAGTCCTTTAATTTTCTCAACCAGATTTTCAAAGACTTGCCGGTTCTTCGTACTTCAATTCAA agcTACGTCAGACggcttttaaaaacaatctaTGAGTCTTTTTCATTTGATGAAGTTGAGGATCAATTGAGGATTAAACTTCTACGTTCATTAATCTTGTCCACTGCGTGTGAAATGAATTACCCAGACTGtttacaaaattcaattttaaattttaataaatggataaataattcttcatggat TGTTGAGCCAGATTTAAAGAGCTTTGTTTACTGTAATGGAATTCGATTTGGAAGTGCTAAAGACTGGGAAAAAGTTTTTAGTAGATTTATTGAAGCCGATTTGCATACTGAAAAGGAACTATTGATGAAAGGTCTTGGTTGTACTAATAAtgttacattaattaacaa atttttaaattacgcaaCATCTATTGATGGATTAGAGTTGCCAAAGCAGTACCAAACTACGATAATTAAAGCAATATTAAGTGGTAAtcgtaaaaatgtaaattatacATTGGAATTTAtgtctaaaaatttagaaaaaataattaaggtcAGAGGCAAAGAATTTTTAGTGGATATATTGATTTcgattaaatatgaaataacttctgctgaaaatttaaaaaaa TTTTCATCACTTGTTGAGAACAATATTGATAGCTTGGGAAATCATATAGAAAAAGCTAGAAACGCTGTAAAATATGCTGAAAAATCGATTGCATGGATTGAAAAGTACTCACCTGTAATTGAACGCATAGTGAATTGA
- the LOC130671959 gene encoding aminopeptidase N-like, whose protein sequence is MFRIYPNQTEKPIDIVDYIITNGDVSTIIEIHMDEFFTVISNSRYVLMLYFSRTFDDHQGVDYLDDKMNDRILFVTILIPNHAHRLFPCLTEVKHTSTFDLTIIHPKDYKLIAGTTLESVSKIGSMSISKFERTPHIQAHHLFFAIWTYESFQIEFMTVWHPPQMDPDLLNTLTRYSLKSNKWMINVTDTFYSVDPMNIVPFPSSRIADIYVALGVSLFRESQVLFDEEESTTTDRLEILMDITRAAARHVIGIMIFPKLWSHIWLYNGVADYISSFIFDEIEPSFRIHDLSLARTLLWTRIERDVRPSTTLPYYFFDTWHDKMYFRKDEYQTYQTEAIIAMVHQYYDFKDIGNLIKQFLLRGTNKPYGPAPNDFVKNLEDKRLKNLVSDWYKNRGTPILHVNLDESEELAELTQSHCHINRFDYYIALHIEWASYISFMLDHEYLFPSETVFPILLTAARVNEEHAQLVLHFITKNHVKLIERMQVWPDFRKQVTGITDEIYNDNYNPRSSDVSDETNHGYTCFYQA, encoded by the exons ATGTTTCGCATCTATCCTAATCAGACCGAAAAACCAATAGATATAGTAGATTATATTATTACAAATGGGGACGTATCAACGATTATTGAAATACATATGGATGAGTTCTTTACTGTGATATCAAACTCGCGATATGTACTCATGCTTTATTTTTCTCGAACATTTGATGATCATCAAGGAGTTGATTATCTTGACGATAAGATGAACGATAG AATTCTATTTGTGACCATCTTAATACCAAATCATGCGCATCGCCTATTTCCTTGCTTGACTGAGGTGAAACATACATCAACATTTGATTTAACAATAATTCATCCAAaagattataaattaattgcgGGAACAACGTTAGAGTCCGTTTCTAAAATAGGTTCTATGTCAATATCGAAATTTGAACGAACTCCTCACATTCAAGCTCATCACTTATTTTTTGCAATATGGACTTATGAATCTTTCCAAATAGAATTCATGACTGTTTGGCATCCACCACAAATGGATCCCGATCTACTTAATACACTAACTAGATACAGccttaaaagtaataaatggaTGATAAACGTCACAGATACATTTTATTCAGTTGACCCAATGAATATTGTTCCATTTCCGAGTTCACGTATTGCAGACATTTACGTCGCACTTGGTGTTTCTTTATTTAg agaATCTCAAGTTTTATTTGATGAGGAAGAATCCACAACAACTGACagattagaaattttaatggatATCACGCGTGCCGCGGCACGACACGTTATTGGCATTATGATTTTTCCGAAATTATGGTcacatatatggttatataatGGTGTTGCTGATTACATTTCAAGTTTTATATTTGATGAAATAGAACCATCATTTCGAATTCATGATTTATCATTGGCGAGAACACTTTTATGGACACGTATTGAACGTGATGTGCGGCCATCAACAACACTAccgtattatttttttgatacctGGCAtgataaaatgtattttcgtAAAGATGAATATCAAACTTATCAAACTGAAGCAATTATTGCCATGGTTCATcaatattatgattttaaagatATCGGGAATTTGATAAAACAGTTTCTATTACGTGG aACGAATAAACCGTACGGCCCTGCACCAAACGACTTCGTCAAGAACTTAGAAGATAAAAGATTGAAAAACTTAGTAAGTGATTGGTACAAAAATCGTGGAACACCAATTTTACATGTCAATTTGGATGAAAGTGAAGAATTGGCTGAATTAACGcag TCGCATTGTCATATAAAtagatttgattattatattgCATTGCATATCGAGTGGGCTAG TTATATATCATTTATGTTAGATCATGAATATCTTTTTCCATCGGAAACAGTATTTCCTATTCTATTAACAGCTGCACGAGTTAATGAAGAACATGCACAACTGGTTTTACATTTTATCACTAAAAATCATGTTAAACTTATTGAGAG aatgCAAGTATGGCCTGACTTCCGTAAACAAGTTACGGGTATAACTgatgaaatttataatgacAATTACAATCCGAGATCATCTGATGTTAGTGACGAAACA AATCACGGCTACACTTGTTTTTATCAAGCATAA
- the LOC130671960 gene encoding serine/threonine-protein phosphatase 6 regulatory ankyrin repeat subunit B-like, which yields MDKTNSKLTNELKHDTLSTIQKIPFINQQKPTPLHKAVDKCDEKLVSYLLNKGINVNVNIMFWGTALHVAVKKNNSEIISQLINYGANINERQLLTGWAPLHVAVQYDNKMAAELLIDKGADVNATCTSESGLDFTPLHIAAEKGSEKMVELLLNKMADVNALSQVDGTPLFKAAYTGNTKIIKLLLAYGAEIDYIVTKSQYISQTALHAAILSRNPEAVRLLLRCGINISPVNFANESILHVAIYSRNKKIIQDLLESSIDINFVNSDNKTILDYYIFDHSIIEQIKQHIVKLNAANFFVSKKNLMAVENKEFDCFKKKCCEEIEIMRSYKIATTNLTFYKILHGRSHELSLYIKHLNANIILDCGFESMFPLYAGMIDFLKKTESTSSEAGENIASVKDKDNFIHYTMHSC from the exons atGGATAAAACAAACAGTAAATTAACTAATGAATTAAAACATGATACCTTAAGTACGATTCAAAAAATCCCGTTTATAAATCAACAAAAACCAACTCCTCTTCACAAAGCTGTTGATAAATGTGATGAAAAATTGGTTTcttatttactaaataaagGAATAAatgttaatgttaatattatgtTTTGGGGGACAGCTTTGCATGTGGCCGTAAAGAAGAATAACTCAGAAATAATAAGCCAGTTAATCAATTACGGTGCCAATATAAACGAACGTCAACTACTAACTGGCTGGGCGCCATTGCATGTGGCTGTTCAGTACGACAACAAAATGGCCGCTGAGCTGCTGATCGATAAAGGGGCTGATGTAAATGCAACTTGTACTTCCGAATCCGGGTTGGATTTTACACCGCTGCACATTGCTGCTGAAAAAGGCAGTGAGAAGATGGTTGAGTTACTTCTGAACAAAATGGCTGACGTTAATGCGCTGTCACAAGTCGACGGAACTCCACTTTTCAAAGCTGCCTACACAggaaatactaaaataataaagttactGTTGGCTTACGGAGCAGAAATAGACTACATCGTCACTAAAAGTCAATACATTAGTCAAACGGCTCTGCATGCCGCCATTTTGTCGAGAAATCCAGAAGCTGTACGATTACTGCTACGTTGTGGTATCAATATTAGTCCTGTGAATTTTGCTAATGAATCAATTCTGCATGTTGCCATTTATTcccgtaataaaaaaattattcaagacttGTTGGAGTCCAGCATTGacattaattttgttaatagtGATAACAAAACTATACTAgactattatatttttgatcatTCAATTATCGAACAAATAAAACAACATATAGTAAAACTCAATGcggcaaatttttttgtgagcaaaaaaaatttaatggctGTCGAAAATAAAGAGTttgattgttttaaaaaaaagtgttgcgAAGAAATTGAGATAATGAGAAGTTATAAAATAGCTACGACGAATCTtacgttttataaaatattgcacGGTCGTTCTCATGAGCTCAGTTTgtatattaaacatttaaatgcGAATATTATATTAGATTGTGGATTTGAATCGATGTTCCCGTTGTACGCTGGTATGATTGACT ttttgaaaaaaactgaatCGACGTCTAGTGAAGCGGGCGAGAATATTGCTAGTGTTAAAGAcaaagataattttattcattatacgATGCATAgttgttaa